The Geobacillus genomosp. 3 genome segment ATCGAAGCCATCGAAGATGTACGGGATGAAGAAGGACGCGACGAGGGGGATCATGATCGGGACGAAGGGGAACGGAGACCGTTCTCATGGATTTAGCCATGAAGCAAATGGGGGATATGAACGGTGGAGCGCTTTAAAAATTACGGGCTTTGGCTTGCGGTCGGGTCGTTTGCCGCGCTGGCGCTTGAGACGTTCGGCGTCGATATCGATCTTGGCAAATACGAGCAGCTGTATCATGCGCTGTTAAGCATTTTGGTGATGGCCGGCATTTTAAACAACCCATCGCTCGGCCGCGGTTATTCTGACAAAACCGACAAAAAGTCATAAACGGCAAGGGCGCCTGTGGCAACGGCGCCCTTTTTGCGTCTGAAAAGCGAAAAGGAAGGTGGATTGTTTTACAGTAAATGACAATTATAATTTAACGGCGAAAAACCATTCTAATCAGTGTCACCACCAATTTTACACCACACAAGGAGGACACGAATCATGACTGTTGCTACACAAGTAAAACAAACGTTAGCTGGACTAAAAACCGCCCAAGCCAGCTTTGAAACGTTTGCGCTGCAAACAGAAAACCAGGCGGCGAAGCAGCTTTACCAACAAGCTGCCCAACAAACTCAAGCGGTGATCGATTTAGTGAACTCGCGCGTGCAAGAAATTCAAAACGAAGAGCCACAATATAAACAACAGTAACATTTGTTGAGACAAATGTTGCGGTTCGGGCG includes the following:
- a CDS encoding DUF1657 domain-containing protein is translated as MTVATQVKQTLAGLKTAQASFETFALQTENQAAKQLYQQAAQQTQAVIDLVNSRVQEIQNEEPQYKQQ